A window from Musa acuminata AAA Group cultivar baxijiao chromosome BXJ3-10, Cavendish_Baxijiao_AAA, whole genome shotgun sequence encodes these proteins:
- the LOC135650949 gene encoding protein PHOSPHATE STARVATION RESPONSE 3-like has product MSSHSLITVKQNNSPEGTKHLCHSSPLSVQFNNEQDCQKLSRSSYVETVLHNSSSFSKDLPLHTKKSSSGPEPGSSCSYVSHPQYPEHMFSRSSTFCTSLYSSSSTSSESCQKLQNLPFLPHPPKCKHQNSAVQSSNSPLQFSGDISATSGEDEHTDDLMKDFLNLSGEVSDGSIHGENCGSSGLALNEQIELQILSEQLGIAITDNGESPHLDDIYETPQVSSLPLSANHNQTDQPSKPHTKVQLHTPPSINPASAANKTRLRWTLELHERFVEAVNKLDGAEKATPKGVLKLMNVEGLTIYHVKSHLQKYRLAKYLPEAKEDKKASSREDKKSSSLVSNDGDLAKKRSIQVTEALRMQIEVQKQLHEQLEVQRALQLRIEENARYLQKILEEQQKANNSSSSTQRFSSEPPLELRSPFTEKADARVDSSPLNSVKQRGNESNDRESDSESVEDSKRMRLDVEHVRPS; this is encoded by the exons ATGAGCAGCCACAGTTTGATTACAGTTAAACAAAATAATTCTCCCGAAGGAACAAAGCATCTCTGTCATTCTTCACCTTTATCAGTTCAGTTTAACAATGAACAAGACTgccaaaaattatcaagatcctCCTATGTCGAGACAGTGTTGCACAATTCATCCAGCTTCAGTAAGGACCTTCCTTTGCATACCAAGAAATCAAGCTCAGGGCCTGAACCAGGAAGTTCTTGTTCTTATGTATCTCATCCTCAATATCCAGAGCACATGTTTTCTCGTTCTTCTACATTTTGTACCAGCCTTTACTCTTCATCTTCTACTAGTTCAGAGTCATGTCAAAAACTTCAGAACTTACCCTTCCTTCCTCATCCTCCAAAATGTAAGCACCAGAATTCAGCTGTTCAATCTTCTAACTCTCCGCTGCAGTTTAGTGGAGATATAAGTGCAACAAGTGGTGAGGATGAACACACAGATGACTTGATGAAGGATTTCCTTAATCTCTCTGGAGAAGTTTCAGATGGTAGCATCCATGGAGAGAATTGTGGGAGTAGTGGCTTAGCACTTAACGAGCAAATAGAATTGCAAATTTTGTCTGAACAACTTGGCATAGCTATCACTGACAATGGGGAAAGCCCTCATTTGGAT GACATATATGAGACACCACAAGTCTCATCTCTTCCATTGTCTGCCAACCACAACCAGACAGATCAGCCTTCAAAACCTCACACTAAAGTCCAATTGCATACACCCCCCTCCATAAACCCAGCTTCAGCTGCAAATAAAACAAGATTAAGATGGACCTTGGAGCTTCATGAGCGATTTGTCGAAGCTGTGAACAAGCTTGATGGTGCTGAGA AGGCAACTCCAAAGGGTGTGCTAAAGCTTATGAATGTTGAAGGTTTGACTATCTACCATGTAAAGAGTCATTTGCAG AAATATCGACTTGCAAAGTACCTACCAGAGGCGAAAGAAG ACAAAAAGGCTTCGAGTCGTGAAGATAAGAAATCATCATCATTGGTTAGTAATGACGGTGATTTGGCCAAGAAGAG GAGCATTCAAGTCACTGAGGCTCTACGCATGCAAATAGAGGTTCAGAAACAGCTGCATGAACAACTTGAG GTCCAAAGAGCACTGCAATTGCGCATAGAGGAAAATGCAAGGTACTTGCAGAAGATTCTTGAAGAGCAGCAAAAGGCAAACAATTCTTCTTCCTCCACGCAAAGGTTTAGCTCAGAGCCCCCACTGGAATTGCGTAGTCCCTTCACAGAGAAAGCTGATGCAAGAGTGGACTCCTCTCCACTTAACTCTGTGAAGCAAAGAGGGAATGAGTCAAATGACCGGGAGAGTGATTCTGAATCTGTTGAAGATAGTAAAAGGATGAGGCTGGATGTTGAGCATGTAAGACCTTCCTAA
- the LOC135651018 gene encoding fasciclin-like arabinogalactan protein 14: MAFGAHASVLFLLLFVSSASSALDIVEILQPFPEYSTFTKYLTQTKVADEINRRKTITVLVVNDSAIAPLSSLSGDALKNAISVHVILDYYDPYTLDNLANKTALLTTLFQASGHATGRLGFLNYTELPGEQMVFGSAAPGAPLNSELNKVVAVRPYDISVLGISAAIVPSGSGSVATTSPTRRLAPAQAPTIAPRKKTGPSAPTGAPKSSPTVAAPVEGPAGSATTPTGAPKSSPTVAAPIEGPTGSAAAPVDGQNADADTTSSHAKSTEAPSGSDKPSSATRTIVNAVMGLVMGAYVLGAL; encoded by the coding sequence ATGGCTTTTGGAGCTCATGCCtctgtcctcttcctcctcctcttcgtctcCTCCGCGTCTTCCGCCTTGGATATTGTCGAGATCCTCCAACCATTCCCGGAGTACTCCACCTTCACCAAGTACCTCACCCAAACAAAGGTGGCCGATGAAATCAATCGCCGCAAGACCATTACCGTCCTCGTGGTCAATGACTCCGCCATCGCccccctctcctccctctccGGCGACGCCCTCAAGAATGCCATCTCCGTCCATGTCATCCTTGACTACTACGACCCCTACACGCTCGATAATCTCGCCAACAAGACTGCTCTCCTCACCACCCTCTTCCAAGCCTCTGGCCACGCCACCGGTCGCTTAGGCTTCCTCAACTACACCGAGCTACCTGGGGAGCAGATGGTATTCGGCTCGGCCGCCCCTGGCGCCCCCCTCAACTCCGAGTTGAATAAGGTGGTCGCCGTGCGACCGTACGACATCTCGGTGCTTGGGATCAGTGCCGCCATTGTGCCATCCGGCTCTGGTAGTGTTGCAACAACGTCGCCCACGCGAAGGTTGGCACCAGCTCAAGCTCCGACGATTGCACCAAGGAAGAAGACAGGTCCTAGCGCTCCCACAGGAGCTCCAAAGTCGAGTCCTACTGTTGCAGCTCCCGTCGAGGGCCCAGCAGGAAGCGCAACGACGCCCACGGGAGCTCCAAAGTCGAGTCCCACTGTTGCGGCTCCCATCGAGGGTCCGACGGGAAGCGCAGCGGCACCTGTCGACGGCCAGAATGCAGATGCGGACACAACTTCATCACATGCAAAATCAACAGAAGCACCGAGTGGCTCAGACAAACCTTCTTCGGCGACGAGAACTATTGTCAATGCAGTCATGGGGCTTGTCATGGGAGCCTACGTCTTGGGAGCTCTTTAA
- the LOC135651298 gene encoding rust resistance kinase Lr10-like isoform X1: protein MISFFSIMAADMSSTNNSTPSSSSNGDEVTTATAVTAIILSIVVGVVIIVIVFLIVRCYQKTRSQSANIAVAAAAEETVNAPGSTPPSISIAVTNDSSAAAEPIERFLDDMMRDKPMRFTAQDLERFTQNYDQKLGFGGFGVVYKGRFPNGVPVAVKVLKAAMNKRAEEQFMAEVGTIGRTNHINLVKLYGFCFDRSIKALVYEYMENGSLDRFLFDENHRIPWGKLQEIALGTAKGIRYLHEECQQKIVHYDIKPANVLLTTNFNPKVADFGLAKFCDRERSYVTLTGGRGTPGYAAPELWMPIPVTHKCDVYSFGMLLFEILGRRRNLEFLESVESQEFEWFPRWVWQKFEHGEMENIVSACGIEEKDREKAERMCQVALWCVQYQPEARPSMSSVVRMLEGEEEIVPPTNPFQYMTSLSVSPASGTVSENTSTSRGTGTDDSESSSSRPLIRNSA from the exons ATGATATcttttttctcaattatggcagcAGACATGTCTTCTACAAACAACAGCACCCCATCATCAAGCTCAAATGGCGATGAGGTGACAACCGCAACAGCAGTCACTGCAATAA TATTGTCGATCGTGGTTGGCGTCGTCATAATCGTTATAGTTTTCCTCATCGTGAGGTGCTACCAGAAGACGAGATCGCAATCTGCCAAtatagcagtagcagcagcagcagaagagacCGTCAATGCTCCCGGTTCTACACCTCCTTCGATTAGTATTGCCGTAACGAACGACTCGAGTGCTGCAGCTGAACCAATCGAGAGATTCCTCGATGACATGATGAGAGACAAGCCCATGAGGTTCACTGCACAGGATCTCGAGCGCTTCACTCAGAACTATGACCAGAAACTGGGATTCGGCGGCTTCGGAGTAGTCTACAAAGGCCGGTTCCCCAACGGCGTGCCGGTGGCCGTCAAGGTTCTGAAGGCGGCCATGAACAAGAGAGCCGAGGAGCAGTTCATGGCGGAAGTCGGCACCATAGGCAGAACTAACCACATCAATCTGGTGAAGCTGTACGGCTTCTGCTTCGACAGGTCGATCAAAGCACTGGTCTACGAGTACATGGAGAATGGATCCCTCGACCGGTTCTTGTTCGACGAGAACCACCGCATTCCATGGGGGAAGCTGCAGGAGATCGCGCTGGGCACGGCCAAGGGGATCCGATACCTGCACGAGGAATGCCAGCAGAAGATAGTGCATTACGACATCAAGCCGGCGAACGTCCTCCTGACGACCAACTTCAACCCCAAAGTTGCCGACTTTGGACTGGCGAAGTTCTGCGACAGGGAGAGGAGTTACGTGACGCTCACCGGCGGCAGGGGAACTCCCGGCTACGCCGCGCCGGAGCTGTGGATGCCGATACCCGTGACTCATAAGTGCGACGTCTACAGCTTCGGGATGCTTCTGTTTGAGATCCTGGGGAGGCGGAGGAACCTGGAGTTCCTGGAATCAGTTGAGAGTCAGGAGTTTGAGTGGTTCCCTCGGTGGGTGTGGCAGAAGTTTGAGCATGGCGAAATGGAGAACATAGTGTCAGCTTGCGGTATAGAGGAGAAGGACAGGGAGAAAGCAGAGCGGATGTGTCAGGTGGCTTTGTGGTGCGTGCAGTATCAGCCGGAAGCCAGACCTTCGATGAGCAGCGTGGTGAGGATGCTCGAGGGCGAAGAGGAGATCGTGCCCCCTACGAATCCATTCCAGTACATGACTTCCCTCAGTGTGAGCCCCGCTTCAGGTACCGTGAGCGAAAATACTTCCACGAGCAGAGGAACTGGAACAGATGACAGTGAGTCAAGTAGTTCAAGACCATTAATAAGGAATTCAGCTTGA
- the LOC135651298 gene encoding rust resistance kinase Lr10-like isoform X3, which yields MSSTNNSTPSSSSNGDEVTTATAVTAIILSIVVGVVIIVIVFLIVRCYQKTRSQSANIAVAAAAEETVNAPGSTPPSISIAVTNDSSAAAEPIERFLDDMMRDKPMRFTAQDLERFTQNYDQKLGFGGFGVVYKGRFPNGVPVAVKVLKAAMNKRAEEQFMAEVGTIGRTNHINLVKLYGFCFDRSIKALVYEYMENGSLDRFLFDENHRIPWGKLQEIALGTAKGIRYLHEECQQKIVHYDIKPANVLLTTNFNPKVADFGLAKFCDRERSYVTLTGGRGTPGYAAPELWMPIPVTHKCDVYSFGMLLFEILGRRRNLEFLESVESQEFEWFPRWVWQKFEHGEMENIVSACGIEEKDREKAERMCQVALWCVQYQPEARPSMSSVVRMLEGEEEIVPPTNPFQYMTSLSVSPASGTVSENTSTSRGTGTDDSESSSSRPLIRNSA from the exons ATGTCTTCTACAAACAACAGCACCCCATCATCAAGCTCAAATGGCGATGAGGTGACAACCGCAACAGCAGTCACTGCAATAA TATTGTCGATCGTGGTTGGCGTCGTCATAATCGTTATAGTTTTCCTCATCGTGAGGTGCTACCAGAAGACGAGATCGCAATCTGCCAAtatagcagtagcagcagcagcagaagagacCGTCAATGCTCCCGGTTCTACACCTCCTTCGATTAGTATTGCCGTAACGAACGACTCGAGTGCTGCAGCTGAACCAATCGAGAGATTCCTCGATGACATGATGAGAGACAAGCCCATGAGGTTCACTGCACAGGATCTCGAGCGCTTCACTCAGAACTATGACCAGAAACTGGGATTCGGCGGCTTCGGAGTAGTCTACAAAGGCCGGTTCCCCAACGGCGTGCCGGTGGCCGTCAAGGTTCTGAAGGCGGCCATGAACAAGAGAGCCGAGGAGCAGTTCATGGCGGAAGTCGGCACCATAGGCAGAACTAACCACATCAATCTGGTGAAGCTGTACGGCTTCTGCTTCGACAGGTCGATCAAAGCACTGGTCTACGAGTACATGGAGAATGGATCCCTCGACCGGTTCTTGTTCGACGAGAACCACCGCATTCCATGGGGGAAGCTGCAGGAGATCGCGCTGGGCACGGCCAAGGGGATCCGATACCTGCACGAGGAATGCCAGCAGAAGATAGTGCATTACGACATCAAGCCGGCGAACGTCCTCCTGACGACCAACTTCAACCCCAAAGTTGCCGACTTTGGACTGGCGAAGTTCTGCGACAGGGAGAGGAGTTACGTGACGCTCACCGGCGGCAGGGGAACTCCCGGCTACGCCGCGCCGGAGCTGTGGATGCCGATACCCGTGACTCATAAGTGCGACGTCTACAGCTTCGGGATGCTTCTGTTTGAGATCCTGGGGAGGCGGAGGAACCTGGAGTTCCTGGAATCAGTTGAGAGTCAGGAGTTTGAGTGGTTCCCTCGGTGGGTGTGGCAGAAGTTTGAGCATGGCGAAATGGAGAACATAGTGTCAGCTTGCGGTATAGAGGAGAAGGACAGGGAGAAAGCAGAGCGGATGTGTCAGGTGGCTTTGTGGTGCGTGCAGTATCAGCCGGAAGCCAGACCTTCGATGAGCAGCGTGGTGAGGATGCTCGAGGGCGAAGAGGAGATCGTGCCCCCTACGAATCCATTCCAGTACATGACTTCCCTCAGTGTGAGCCCCGCTTCAGGTACCGTGAGCGAAAATACTTCCACGAGCAGAGGAACTGGAACAGATGACAGTGAGTCAAGTAGTTCAAGACCATTAATAAGGAATTCAGCTTGA
- the LOC135651298 gene encoding rust resistance kinase Lr10-like isoform X2: MVDTTDMSSTNNSTPSSSSNGDEVTTATAVTAIILSIVVGVVIIVIVFLIVRCYQKTRSQSANIAVAAAAEETVNAPGSTPPSISIAVTNDSSAAAEPIERFLDDMMRDKPMRFTAQDLERFTQNYDQKLGFGGFGVVYKGRFPNGVPVAVKVLKAAMNKRAEEQFMAEVGTIGRTNHINLVKLYGFCFDRSIKALVYEYMENGSLDRFLFDENHRIPWGKLQEIALGTAKGIRYLHEECQQKIVHYDIKPANVLLTTNFNPKVADFGLAKFCDRERSYVTLTGGRGTPGYAAPELWMPIPVTHKCDVYSFGMLLFEILGRRRNLEFLESVESQEFEWFPRWVWQKFEHGEMENIVSACGIEEKDREKAERMCQVALWCVQYQPEARPSMSSVVRMLEGEEEIVPPTNPFQYMTSLSVSPASGTVSENTSTSRGTGTDDSESSSSRPLIRNSA, from the exons ATGGTTGACACAA cAGACATGTCTTCTACAAACAACAGCACCCCATCATCAAGCTCAAATGGCGATGAGGTGACAACCGCAACAGCAGTCACTGCAATAA TATTGTCGATCGTGGTTGGCGTCGTCATAATCGTTATAGTTTTCCTCATCGTGAGGTGCTACCAGAAGACGAGATCGCAATCTGCCAAtatagcagtagcagcagcagcagaagagacCGTCAATGCTCCCGGTTCTACACCTCCTTCGATTAGTATTGCCGTAACGAACGACTCGAGTGCTGCAGCTGAACCAATCGAGAGATTCCTCGATGACATGATGAGAGACAAGCCCATGAGGTTCACTGCACAGGATCTCGAGCGCTTCACTCAGAACTATGACCAGAAACTGGGATTCGGCGGCTTCGGAGTAGTCTACAAAGGCCGGTTCCCCAACGGCGTGCCGGTGGCCGTCAAGGTTCTGAAGGCGGCCATGAACAAGAGAGCCGAGGAGCAGTTCATGGCGGAAGTCGGCACCATAGGCAGAACTAACCACATCAATCTGGTGAAGCTGTACGGCTTCTGCTTCGACAGGTCGATCAAAGCACTGGTCTACGAGTACATGGAGAATGGATCCCTCGACCGGTTCTTGTTCGACGAGAACCACCGCATTCCATGGGGGAAGCTGCAGGAGATCGCGCTGGGCACGGCCAAGGGGATCCGATACCTGCACGAGGAATGCCAGCAGAAGATAGTGCATTACGACATCAAGCCGGCGAACGTCCTCCTGACGACCAACTTCAACCCCAAAGTTGCCGACTTTGGACTGGCGAAGTTCTGCGACAGGGAGAGGAGTTACGTGACGCTCACCGGCGGCAGGGGAACTCCCGGCTACGCCGCGCCGGAGCTGTGGATGCCGATACCCGTGACTCATAAGTGCGACGTCTACAGCTTCGGGATGCTTCTGTTTGAGATCCTGGGGAGGCGGAGGAACCTGGAGTTCCTGGAATCAGTTGAGAGTCAGGAGTTTGAGTGGTTCCCTCGGTGGGTGTGGCAGAAGTTTGAGCATGGCGAAATGGAGAACATAGTGTCAGCTTGCGGTATAGAGGAGAAGGACAGGGAGAAAGCAGAGCGGATGTGTCAGGTGGCTTTGTGGTGCGTGCAGTATCAGCCGGAAGCCAGACCTTCGATGAGCAGCGTGGTGAGGATGCTCGAGGGCGAAGAGGAGATCGTGCCCCCTACGAATCCATTCCAGTACATGACTTCCCTCAGTGTGAGCCCCGCTTCAGGTACCGTGAGCGAAAATACTTCCACGAGCAGAGGAACTGGAACAGATGACAGTGAGTCAAGTAGTTCAAGACCATTAATAAGGAATTCAGCTTGA
- the LOC135650950 gene encoding zinc finger CCCH domain-containing protein 46-like — MNRRKELCRNFQRGSCQYGDRCKFLHVTQQQSKPNPFGFGTGTLHFPNATQQQKPNPFGFGVQNNTQSQNNTHLKASSNFGAQHQNPAKPFENKWTRSSSLTPTNTNSLQHTEAQPQAPAHKCTDPESCKRQIVEDYKNEAPLWKLTCYGHRKNGPCDIVGDISFEELRAAAYEDARQGLSLQSIVERERNLYLSKLNEFDNLLKNSYGSQNPSFPQMSQSPMSMNNTSSANVQSNAAPSFSSFSQLTTNLGLNSRTNPPGTLNGTGFVQPSLFQNASQNSVSFGVKFGAPGGFGQQPTQPSGNTPSPSLSTFNIGVKSPGSPFPLASQQFGGMNNQQPNLLTGFNVSSVTVEQASITDGQQEGSPDDSIWLKEEWKIGEIPERPPPERFC; from the exons ATGAATCGAAGGAAGGAACTCTGTAGGAATTTCCAGCGCGGCAG CTGCCAATATGGTGATCGCTGCAAATTTCTCCATGTTACTCAGCAACAGTCAAAGCCCAATCCTTTTGGATTTGGCACTGGTACCCTACATTTTCCGAATGCAACTCAGCAACAAAAGCCTAATCCTTTCGGATTTGGGGTACAAAACAATACACAATCACAAAACAATACACATTTGAAAGCTTCATCAAATTTTGGTGCTCAACACCAGAATCCAGCCAAG CCATTTGAAAACAAGTGGACAAGATCATCTTCTTTGACACCAACAAATACAAATTCCTTGCAACATACTGAGGCTCAACCCCAAGCACCTGCTCACAA GTGCACAGATCCTGAGTCATGCAAAAGGCAAATTGTTGAAGATTATAAAAATGAAGCACCTCTTTGGAAGCTTACTTGCTATGGACACCGCAAGAA TGGTCCTTGTGACATTGTTGGTGATATCAGTTTTGAGGAACTCAGAGCAGCAGCCTATGAAGATGCAAGACAAGGATTAAGCCTTCAGTCAATT gttgagagagagaggaacttATACCTTTCAAAGTTGAATGAATTTGATAATTTACTCAAAAATTCATATGGATCACAAAATCCAAGTTTTCCTCAGATGAGTCAGTCTCCTATGTCCATGAACAAtacatcatctgcaaatgttcaaAGTAATGCTGCACCCTCGTTTTCAAGTTTTAGTCAACTTACAACTAATCTTGGGCTCAACAGCAG GACCAATCCTCCAGGAACTCTGAATGGTACTGGTTTTGTACAACCTAGCCTGTTTCAGAACGCCAGCCAAAATTCTGTCAGTTTTGGTGTGAAGTTTGGGGCTCCAG GAGGATTTGGCCAGCAACCAACCCAACCATCTGGAAACACTCCAAGTCCAAGCCTCTCCACATTTAACATTGGTGTAAAGTCTCCTGGGTCACCATTTCCACTGGCCTCCCAGCAATTTGGTGGCATGAACAATCAACAGCCAAACCTTCTTACTGGGTTTAATGTTTCTTCAGTTACTGTTGAACAAGCATCAATCAC GGATGGGCAACAAGAGGGTAGTCCAGATGACAGTATTTGGTTAAAGGAAGAATGGAAGATAGGAGAG ATTCCCGAAAGACCACCACCAGAAAGATTCTGTTGA
- the LOC135651299 gene encoding probable receptor-like serine/threonine-protein kinase At5g57670 yields the protein MRQLYTRSRRLKRLLSVTLGRRSREEASTEEDDSSVRASTLMEPLLDANPPLKPTWRCFSYGEIHSATNGFHKDNLVGRGGHAEVYRGVTADGQAVAVKRLMRASTDDQREKDFLTELGTVGHVRHPNVSALLGCCIDRDLHLIFEFSSRGSVSSNLHDENSPPMDWKLRHSIALGTARGLHYLHKGCQRRIIHRDIKASNILLTSNLEPQISDFGLAKWLPSEWTHRAVAPIEGTFGCLAPEYFMHGLVGEKTDVFAFGVFLLEMVSGRKPVDGSHKSLLSWARPFLKDDTIQMLVDPRLGEEYDMGQLRRLTFAASLCIRATSTLRPSMTEVLELLEGSEISQDQWKIPEEEDEQEFGGFDDLDDDDDDDDDCDTPSTSSTGSSQPQFS from the exons ATGAGGCAGTTGTATACGAGGAGCCGAAGGCTCAAGCGCCTCCTCTCGGTCACTCTTGGAAGAAGGAGCCGAGAAGAAGCGAGCACGGAGGAGGATGACTCCTCTGTTCGGGCCAGTACATTGATGGAGCCTTTGCTTGATGCGAACCCGCCCCTGAAACCCACTTGGAGATGCTTCTCCTATGGTGAAATCCACAGCGCGACCAATGGTTTTCATAAAG ATAACTTGGTGGGCCGAGGTGGGCACGCGGAGGTGTACAGGGGAGTGACGGCGGACGGGCAGGCTGTGGCCGTGAAGAGGCTGATGAGGGCTTCCACGGACGATCAGAGGGAGAAGGATTTCCTGACGGAGCTCGGCACCGTCGGCCACGTGCGGCACCCCAATGTCTCCGCCCTCCTTGGCTGCTGTATCGACCGCGACCTCCACTTGATCTTCGAGTTCTCTTCGCGCGGCTCCGTCTCCTCCAACCTCCACG ACGAGAACTCGCCCCCCATGGATTGGAAGCTGCGGCACAGCATCGCCCTCGGCACCGCCAGGGGGCTTCATTACCTCCACAAGGGGTGCCAGAGAAGGATCATCCACAGAGACATCAAGGCCTCCAACATACTCCTCACATCCAATCTCGAACCTCAG ATCTCAGACTTTGGCCTCGCCAAATGGCTTCCGTCGGAGTGGACTCACCGTGCCGTGGCACCAATCGAAGGGACATTCGG GTGCTTGGCGCCGGAGTACTTCATGCATGGACTCGTGGGCGAGAAGACGGACGTCTTCGCGTTCGGCGTATTCCTGTTAGAGATGGTATCAGGGAGGAAGCCAGTGGATGGTTCCCACAAGAGCTTGCTCAGCTGG GCCCGACCTTTCCTAAAAGATGACACGATACAGATGCTGGTTGATCCAAGATTAGGAGAAGAGTACGACATGGGGCAGCTGCGAAGGCTCACCTTCGCGGCCTCTCTTTGCATCAGAGCCACATCAACATTGCGCCCTTCCATGACCGAG GTATTGGAGCTGTTGGAAGGCAGTGAGATCTCGCAAGATCAATGGAAGATCCCCGAGGAAGAAGACGAACAAGAGTTTGGGGGCTTCGATGATCTCGATGATGAcgatgacgacgatgatgattGCGATACTCCATCGACGTCTTCGACGGGCAGCTCCCAACCACAGTTCTCATAG
- the LOC135651300 gene encoding uncharacterized protein LOC135651300, whose amino-acid sequence MAAERPRGSTPRPVIGKAGRYTVFITPPPASKPSEAPRAESAGPAKAYPLLVDALHSPLPVQVPPKQFDKVDANSSGSVFGFFWDAIARVQDAHSSLDEHLADWFGLNQSKYQWALNDYYGNNGKEKEGCKLKPVTKLQSV is encoded by the exons ATGGCTGCCGAGCGCCCGCGAGGATCGACCCCGCGTCCGGTGATCGGGAAGGCAGGGAGGTACACGGTGTTCATCACCCCGCCGCCTGCCTCGAAGCCTTCCGAGGCCCCGAGAGCAGAGAGCGCCGGCCCTGCAAAGGCGTATCCTTTGCTTGTCGATGCTCTTCATTCGCCGCTGCCGGTCCAGGTCCCGCCGAAGCAGTTCGATAAGGTGGACGCGAATTCGTCGGGATCGGTGTTCGGGTTCTTCTGGGACGCCATCGCGAGGGTCCAAGATG CGCATTCAAGCTTGGATGAGCATTTGGCAGACTGGTTTGGGTTGAACCAATCGAAGTACCAGTGGGCATTAAACGATTACTATGGGAACAATGGAAAG GAGAAGGAAGGTTGCAAACTAAAACCAGTTACCAAACTGCAATCTGTCTGA